The following are encoded together in the Streptococcus oralis genome:
- the rplI gene encoding 50S ribosomal protein L9: protein MKVIFLADVKGKGKKGEIKEVPTGYAQNFLIKKNLAKEATAQAVGELRGKQKSEEKAHAEMIAEAKAIKAKLEAEETVVEFVEKVGPDGRTFGSITNKKIAEELLKQFGIKIDKRNIQVQAPIRAVGLIDVPVKIYQDVTSIINLRVKEG from the coding sequence ATGAAAGTAATCTTTTTAGCAGATGTTAAAGGAAAAGGAAAAAAAGGCGAAATTAAGGAAGTGCCAACTGGCTATGCTCAAAACTTCCTGATTAAAAAGAATTTGGCCAAGGAAGCGACTGCTCAAGCAGTGGGTGAGTTGCGTGGAAAACAAAAATCAGAAGAAAAGGCTCATGCTGAAATGATTGCTGAAGCAAAAGCCATCAAGGCTAAGCTAGAAGCAGAAGAAACGGTTGTAGAGTTTGTTGAAAAGGTTGGACCAGATGGTCGTACATTTGGATCCATCACCAACAAGAAGATTGCAGAAGAATTGCTTAAGCAATTTGGTATCAAGATTGACAAACGCAATATTCAAGTGCAAGCACCAATTCGAGCAGTAGGTTTGATTGATGTACCAGTGAAGATCTACCAAGATGTTACAAGTATCATCAATCTTCGTGTAAAAGAAGGTTAA
- a CDS encoding DHH family phosphoesterase codes for MKKNNLIPFSAVLLGLATFGILTLLIIFSHNLAVTITVLFLFVLLYLFLFVWQKKQYEKSEIEQIQYVNHQAENSLSTLLDQMPVGVLKLDLSSGEVEWFNPYAELILTTEEGEIDVELIQTIIKASVGNPGSYATLGETRYAVHMDKASGVLYFFDVSGEYEATVELVTSRPVIGVISVDNYDDLEDATSDSDISHINSFVANFVSEFASKYAMFSRRVGMDRFYVFTDYTVLEELMNDKFSVIDSFREESKQRQLALTLSMGFSYGDGNHEEIGKIALLNLNLAEVRGGDQVVVKENNETKNPVYFGGGTAASIKRTRTRTRAMMTAISDKIRSVDQVFVVGHKNLDMDALGSAVGMQLFASNIIENSYAVYDADHMPADIERAIQFLKKEDVTKLLSLTDAMKLVTNRSLLILVDHSKTALTLSKDFYDLFTQTIVIDHHRRDQDFPENAVITYIESGASSASELVTELIQFQNSKKNRLSRMQASVLMAGMMLDTKNFTSRVTSRTFDVASYLRTRGSDSIAIQEIAATDFEEYREVNELILQGRKLGSDILIAQARDSMSYDTVVISKAADAMLAMSGIEASFVLAKNTQGFISISARSRSKINVQRIMEELGGGGHFNLAAAQIEDMSLSEAGEKLTQLILEELKEKEKEE; via the coding sequence ATGAAAAAAAATAATTTAATCCCGTTTTCTGCAGTCTTGCTAGGACTTGCAACTTTCGGAATCTTAACTTTGCTGATTATTTTTTCACATAATCTTGCTGTAACAATCACTGTTTTGTTTTTATTTGTACTTCTTTATCTGTTTTTGTTTGTATGGCAAAAGAAACAGTATGAAAAGAGCGAAATTGAACAAATCCAATATGTAAATCACCAAGCCGAAAATAGCTTGAGTACTTTGCTTGATCAAATGCCGGTGGGAGTCCTGAAATTAGACCTATCAAGCGGAGAAGTGGAATGGTTTAATCCTTATGCTGAGCTGATTTTAACTACTGAAGAAGGCGAAATTGATGTTGAGTTAATTCAAACCATCATCAAGGCTTCTGTTGGGAATCCAGGTTCGTATGCTACCTTGGGCGAAACACGATATGCTGTTCATATGGACAAGGCTTCGGGTGTTTTGTATTTCTTTGATGTTTCTGGGGAGTACGAAGCGACTGTCGAATTGGTAACTAGTCGTCCAGTCATTGGGGTCATCTCAGTGGATAATTACGATGATTTGGAGGATGCGACGTCTGACTCTGATATCAGCCATATCAATAGCTTTGTAGCTAATTTTGTTTCAGAATTTGCAAGTAAGTATGCTATGTTCTCTCGCCGTGTGGGGATGGATCGTTTTTATGTATTCACAGATTACACAGTACTAGAGGAATTGATGAATGATAAATTCTCTGTTATTGATAGTTTCCGAGAAGAATCAAAACAGAGGCAGCTAGCCCTAACTTTAAGTATGGGATTTTCTTATGGTGATGGAAACCATGAAGAGATAGGGAAAATTGCCTTGCTCAACTTGAACTTAGCAGAAGTTCGCGGTGGTGACCAGGTGGTGGTCAAGGAAAATAACGAAACCAAGAATCCTGTCTACTTTGGTGGAGGAACTGCTGCATCTATCAAACGTACTCGTACACGTACCAGAGCCATGATGACAGCCATTTCTGATAAGATTCGAAGTGTTGACCAAGTTTTTGTAGTCGGTCATAAAAATCTAGATATGGATGCTTTGGGCTCTGCTGTTGGTATGCAGTTGTTTGCAAGTAATATTATTGAGAACAGTTATGCTGTCTATGATGCAGACCATATGCCAGCAGATATCGAACGTGCTATTCAGTTCTTGAAGAAGGAAGATGTCACGAAGCTTTTATCTCTTACAGATGCGATGAAGTTAGTTACAAACCGTTCATTATTGATTCTGGTGGATCATTCCAAGACGGCTTTGACCTTGTCAAAAGATTTTTATGATTTGTTCACTCAAACTATTGTTATTGACCATCATAGACGTGATCAGGATTTCCCAGAGAATGCAGTCATCACCTATATTGAAAGTGGGGCAAGTAGTGCCAGTGAGCTGGTCACAGAATTGATTCAGTTCCAAAATTCTAAGAAAAATCGTTTGAGTCGTATGCAGGCCAGTGTTTTGATGGCTGGTATGATGCTGGATACCAAGAATTTCACATCTCGCGTGACGAGTCGAACCTTTGATGTGGCTAGCTATCTGAGAACACGGGGAAGTGACAGTATTGCTATCCAGGAGATTGCTGCGACAGATTTTGAAGAGTACCGTGAGGTAAATGAACTCATTTTACAAGGTCGTAAGTTAGGTTCAGATATCTTGATTGCCCAAGCTAGGGACTCAATGTCTTATGACACAGTTGTTATCAGTAAGGCTGCCGATGCTATGCTGGCTATGTCTGGCATTGAAGCCAGCTTCGTTCTGGCAAAAAATACACAAGGATTTATTTCTATCTCGGCTCGAAGTCGTAGTAAAATCAATGTGCAACGTATTATGGAAGAGCTGGGTGGTGGTGGTCACTTTAATCTAGCAGCTGCGCAAATCGAGGATATGAGTTTGTCGGAAGCAGGAGAAAAATTGACTCAACTAATCCTGGAAGAACTAAAGGAAAAGGAGAAAGAAGAATGA
- a CDS encoding acetyl-CoA C-acetyltransferase produces MKDVVIVSAVRTPIGSFGGSLKNVSAVDLGALVIKSALEKANVKPELVDEVIMGNVLGAGLGQNVARQMSVHAGLPEFTPAFTINKVCGSGLKAVQLAAQAIRCGDADIIVAGGAENMSQAPYVLPSFRWGGRMGDSKVVDTMIKDGLSDAFNEYHMGITAENVAEEYGISREEQDALALESQKRAVAAIESGRFKEEIVPVVIPQRKGDPIVFDTDEYPRKDASLESLSKLDPVFKKDGSVTAGNASGINDGAAAVLVMSAEKAEELGLSVIARICSYASAGLDPKMMGCGPIYATRKALEKGNLTVDDLDLIESNEAFAAQACVVGKTLGFNTDIVNVNGGAIALGHPIGASGCRILVTLVHEMMKRDAKTGLATLCIGGGMGTALIVER; encoded by the coding sequence ATGAAAGACGTGGTGATTGTTTCAGCAGTGCGAACTCCAATAGGCTCCTTTGGAGGAAGTTTGAAGAATGTTTCAGCTGTTGATTTGGGAGCGTTGGTTATTAAGAGTGCTTTGGAAAAAGCCAATGTCAAACCAGAGCTAGTAGATGAAGTGATTATGGGGAATGTCCTAGGCGCAGGTTTAGGTCAAAACGTAGCTCGTCAAATGAGCGTTCATGCAGGACTCCCTGAATTTACTCCAGCCTTTACTATCAACAAGGTTTGTGGTTCCGGTTTGAAGGCAGTGCAGTTGGCTGCTCAAGCGATTCGATGTGGCGATGCAGATATTATCGTAGCTGGTGGTGCAGAAAACATGAGTCAGGCGCCATACGTTTTGCCAAGTTTCCGTTGGGGTGGCCGTATGGGAGATTCAAAAGTGGTAGATACTATGATTAAGGACGGTTTGTCTGATGCCTTTAACGAATACCATATGGGGATTACAGCTGAAAATGTTGCTGAAGAATATGGTATCAGTCGAGAAGAACAAGATGCTCTTGCTTTAGAGTCACAAAAACGTGCAGTGGCGGCTATAGAATCTGGTCGCTTTAAAGAAGAGATTGTGCCAGTTGTCATTCCTCAACGCAAAGGTGATCCGATCGTTTTTGATACAGATGAATATCCTAGAAAAGATGCTAGCTTAGAGAGTTTGTCTAAGCTAGATCCTGTTTTCAAAAAAGACGGTTCTGTCACAGCGGGAAATGCTTCCGGTATCAATGACGGGGCAGCGGCTGTCTTGGTCATGAGTGCTGAAAAAGCGGAAGAATTAGGACTCTCAGTGATTGCTCGCATTTGTTCGTATGCAAGTGCAGGTTTGGACCCTAAGATGATGGGATGTGGGCCGATTTATGCGACTCGCAAGGCTCTTGAAAAAGGCAATTTGACAGTTGATGATCTCGACTTGATTGAGTCAAATGAAGCCTTTGCTGCCCAGGCTTGTGTGGTTGGGAAAACACTTGGCTTTAACACAGATATTGTCAATGTCAATGGTGGCGCCATTGCTCTTGGTCACCCAATTGGAGCTTCCGGTTGCCGTATCCTAGTGACACTGGTACATGAGATGATGAAACGTGATGCTAAAACTGGGTTAGCAACTCTCTGTATCGGAGGAGGGATGGGGACTGCCCTTATCGTGGAACGTTAG
- the hpf gene encoding ribosome hibernation-promoting factor, HPF/YfiA family, with translation MIKYSIRGENLEVTEAIRDYVVSKLEKIEKYFQPEQELDARVNLKVYREKTAKVEVTIPLGSITLRAEDISQDMYGSIDLVTDKIERQIRKNKTKIERKNKNKVATSQLFTDALVEDANVVQPKVVRSKQIDLKPMDLEEALLQMDLLGHDFFIYVDVEDQTTNVLYRREDGEVGLLEVKES, from the coding sequence ATGATTAAATATAGTATCCGTGGTGAAAACCTAGAAGTAACAGAAGCAATTCGTGATTATGTAGTTTCTAAACTCGAAAAGATCGAAAAGTATTTCCAACCTGAGCAGGAGTTGGATGCACGTGTGAACTTGAAAGTTTACCGTGAAAAAACAGCAAAGGTTGAAGTAACAATTCCGCTTGGATCTATCACTCTTCGTGCTGAAGATATTTCTCAAGATATGTATGGTTCTATCGATCTTGTAACAGATAAAATTGAACGTCAGATTCGTAAAAATAAAACTAAAATCGAACGTAAGAATAAAAATAAAGTTGCGACAAGTCAACTCTTTACAGATGCTCTAGTTGAAGATGCAAATGTTGTGCAACCAAAAGTCGTTCGTTCAAAACAAATTGATTTGAAGCCAATGGATTTAGAAGAAGCCCTTCTCCAAATGGATTTATTGGGACATGATTTCTTTATCTATGTAGATGTGGAAGATCAAACAACTAATGTTTTGTATCGCCGTGAAGATGGTGAAGTCGGTTTGTTAGAAGTGAAAGAATCATAA
- a CDS encoding ComF family protein, with the protein MNCLLCGQTIKSDLTFSHLLLFKNENNYLCSDCESTFEKIGEDYCPNCMKTGLSTMCQDCKFWCKEEIRVDHNAIFTYNQAMKDFFSRYKFDGDFLLRKVFAPVLANELKKYGDYQFVVIPLSPERLLERGFNQVEGLVEVAGFSFQDLLGKREETASSSKNRSERLATEIPFFIKTEDPLPKKILVIDDIYTTGATVNRVKRLFEEAGALEVKTFSLVR; encoded by the coding sequence ATGAACTGTTTATTATGTGGACAGACAATAAAGAGTGACTTGACATTTAGTCACCTCTTGCTGTTTAAGAATGAGAACAACTATCTTTGTTCAGATTGTGAGTCTACTTTTGAGAAAATTGGTGAGGACTATTGCCCGAACTGTATGAAAACAGGACTGTCAACTATGTGTCAAGATTGTAAATTTTGGTGTAAAGAAGAGATTCGAGTCGATCATAATGCAATCTTCACCTATAATCAAGCTATGAAAGACTTCTTTAGTCGATATAAGTTTGATGGGGATTTTCTGCTTAGAAAGGTTTTTGCTCCTGTTCTAGCTAATGAATTGAAAAAGTATGGAGACTATCAATTTGTTGTTATTCCCCTAAGTCCTGAAAGATTGCTTGAGAGGGGATTTAACCAGGTTGAAGGTTTGGTTGAGGTAGCAGGTTTTTCTTTTCAAGATTTACTAGGGAAAAGAGAAGAGACGGCTAGTTCTTCTAAGAATCGCTCGGAACGATTAGCTACCGAAATTCCATTTTTTATAAAAACTGAAGACCCTCTTCCTAAGAAAATTTTGGTTATTGATGACATCTATACAACAGGTGCGACTGTCAATCGTGTGAAGCGTCTTTTTGAAGAAGCAGGTGCTTTGGAAGTTAAAACTTTTTCCCTTGTAAGATGA
- a CDS encoding DEAD/DEAH box helicase, with protein MKVNPNYLGRLFTEKELTEEERQVAVKLPAMRKEKGKLFCQRCNSTILEEWYLPIGAYYCRECLLMKRVRSDQALYYFSQEDFPKQDVLKWRGQLTPFQEKVSEGLIRAVEKKEPTLVHAVTGAGKTEMIYQVVAKVIDDGGAVCLASPRIDVCLELYKRLQNDFACEIALLHGESEPYFRTPLVVATTHQLLKFYHAFDLLIVDEVDAFPYVDNSALYYAVNQCVKEEGVRIFLTATSTDELDKKVRTGELKRLSLPRRFHGNPLIVPKPVWLSDFNRYIEKSQLSSKLKTYIEKQRRTGYPLLIFTSEIKKGEKLKEVLQEQFPNENIGFVSSVTENRLEQVQAFRDGELTILISTTILERGVTFPCVDVFVVEANHRLFTKSSLIQIGGRVGRSMDRPTGELLFFHDGLNVSIKKAIKEIKQMNKEAGL; from the coding sequence ATGAAAGTAAATCCAAATTACCTCGGTCGCTTGTTTACTGAGAAAGAATTAACTGAAGAAGAACGACAGGTAGCAGTGAAACTGCCAGCAATGAGAAAAGAGAAGGGGAAACTGTTTTGTCAACGTTGTAATAGTACGATTCTAGAAGAATGGTATTTGCCTATTGGTGCCTACTATTGTAGGGAGTGTTTGCTGATGAAGCGAGTCAGGAGTGATCAAGCCTTATACTATTTTTCGCAGGAAGATTTTCCAAAGCAAGATGTTCTCAAATGGCGTGGTCAGTTAACCCCTTTTCAGGAAAAGGTATCAGAGGGGTTGATTCGAGCAGTCGAAAAGAAAGAACCGACTTTAGTTCATGCTGTGACAGGTGCTGGAAAGACAGAGATGATCTATCAAGTTGTAGCTAAAGTGATTGATGATGGTGGTGCAGTTTGTTTGGCCAGTCCTCGAATAGATGTTTGCTTGGAGTTGTATAAGCGACTGCAGAATGACTTTGCTTGTGAGATAGCACTACTTCATGGTGAGTCAGAACCCTATTTTCGAACACCACTAGTTGTTGCAACGACTCATCAGCTGTTAAAATTTTATCATGCTTTTGATTTGCTAATAGTGGATGAAGTAGATGCCTTTCCTTATGTTGACAACTCTGCTCTTTACTATGCTGTAAACCAATGTGTAAAGGAGGAGGGGGTAAGGATATTTCTTACAGCGACTTCTACAGATGAGTTAGATAAGAAGGTTCGCACTGGAGAATTAAAACGATTGAGCTTGCCAAGACGATTTCATGGAAATCCATTGATTGTTCCAAAGCCAGTTTGGTTATCAGACTTTAATCGCTATATAGAAAAGAGTCAGTTGTCATCCAAGTTAAAGACCTACATTGAGAAACAGAGAAGAACAGGTTATCCATTGCTAATTTTTACATCAGAGATTAAGAAAGGCGAAAAACTAAAAGAAGTCTTGCAGGAACAGTTTCCAAATGAGAACATCGGCTTTGTGTCCTCTGTCACAGAAAATCGATTAGAGCAGGTACAAGCTTTTCGAGATGGAGAGTTGACAATCCTTATTAGTACAACAATTTTGGAGCGTGGGGTCACCTTCCCTTGTGTGGATGTTTTTGTTGTAGAAGCTAATCATCGTCTCTTTACCAAGTCTAGCTTGATTCAGATTGGAGGGCGAGTTGGGCGCAGTATGGATAGACCGACTGGTGAATTGCTCTTCTTTCATGATGGATTAAATGTTTCCATTAAAAAAGCAATCAAGGAAATTAAGCAGATGAACAAGGAGGCAGGCTTATGA
- a CDS encoding YigZ family protein, whose protein sequence is MEFRTIKEDGQVQEEIKKSRFICHAKRVYSEEEARDFITTIKKEHYKATHNCSAFIIGERSEIKRTSDDGEPSGTAGVPMLGVLENHNLTNLCVVVTRYFGGIKLGAGGLIRAYAGSVALAVKEIGIIEIKEQAGIAIQMSYAQYQEYGNFLREHHLMELDTNFTDQVDTMIYVDKEEKENIKAALVEFFNGKVTLTDQGLREVEVPVNLV, encoded by the coding sequence ATGGAATTTAGAACAATTAAAGAGGATGGGCAGGTCCAAGAAGAAATCAAAAAATCACGCTTTATCTGTCATGCCAAGCGTGTTTATAGCGAAGAAGAGGCTCGTGACTTCATAACTACCATCAAAAAAGAACACTATAAAGCCACCCATAACTGCTCTGCTTTTATTATAGGGGAACGCAGTGAAATCAAGCGTACGAGTGATGATGGCGAACCTAGTGGTACTGCTGGAGTCCCTATGCTGGGTGTCTTAGAAAATCATAATTTAACCAATCTCTGTGTGGTAGTGACACGCTACTTTGGTGGCATCAAACTAGGTGCTGGCGGTTTAATTCGTGCTTATGCAGGTAGTGTGGCCTTGGCTGTCAAAGAAATTGGCATTATTGAAATCAAAGAACAGGCTGGTATAGCCATTCAGATGTCTTACGCTCAGTATCAAGAATATGGCAATTTCCTTAGAGAGCATCATCTCATGGAGTTGGATACAAACTTTACAGATCAAGTTGATACAATGATCTATGTTGATAAGGAAGAGAAAGAAAATATCAAAGCTGCTCTTGTTGAGTTCTTTAATGGAAAGGTCACTTTAACTGATCAAGGCTTACGAGAAGTTGAAGTTCCTGTAAACTTAGTGTAA
- a CDS encoding PH domain-containing protein, translating to MAFGKFIQGLAGNFSEENKETLIKEYGQYLLENEEIQSGYKLIRDSIIFTNIRIIFTDKQGATGRKTSVKSLFLMNIVNVEMETAGSGIDDSEITITYLENIFLKAHNEHLSFHKFEFPKKTDILPLYTYLLELAYHNRLKINGLDL from the coding sequence ATGGCGTTTGGAAAATTTATTCAAGGACTTGCTGGTAACTTCAGCGAGGAAAACAAAGAGACTCTTATTAAAGAATATGGACAATATCTACTAGAGAATGAAGAAATTCAAAGCGGGTATAAACTTATTCGAGATTCAATCATCTTTACAAATATCCGTATCATCTTTACAGATAAGCAAGGTGCTACTGGTCGCAAGACGTCTGTTAAGTCACTCTTTTTGATGAACATTGTAAACGTTGAAATGGAAACTGCTGGATCAGGTATAGATGATAGTGAGATTACGATCACTTATTTAGAAAATATCTTTCTAAAAGCACATAATGAGCATCTGAGTTTCCATAAATTTGAATTCCCTAAAAAAACGGACATCCTCCCTCTTTACACCTATCTATTAGAATTGGCTTATCACAATCGATTAAAAATTAATGGCTTAGACCTTTGA
- the cysK gene encoding cysteine synthase A — MAIYNNITELIGQTPIVKLNNIVPEGAADVYVKLEAFNPGSSVKDRIALSMIEKAEQDGILKPGATIVEATSGNTGIGLSWVGAAKGYKVVIVMPETMSVERRKIIQAYGAELVLTPGSEGMKGAIAKAQEIAAERDGFLPLQFNNPANPEVHERTTGAEILAAFGSDGLDAFVGGVGTGGTISGVSHALKAANSNIEVYAVEADESAILSGEKPGPHKIQGISAGFIPETLDTKAYDGIVRVTSDDALALGREIGGKEGFLVGISSAAAIYGAIEVAKKLGTGKKVLALAPDNGERYLSTALYEFEV; from the coding sequence ATGGCTATTTATAACAATATCACTGAACTTATTGGACAAACACCGATTGTTAAACTTAACAACATTGTTCCAGAGGGTGCTGCAGATGTCTATGTTAAACTAGAAGCTTTTAACCCTGGTTCGTCAGTAAAAGACCGTATTGCCCTTAGCATGATTGAAAAAGCGGAACAAGATGGTATTCTAAAACCGGGTGCTACCATTGTTGAAGCAACGAGTGGAAACACTGGTATCGGTCTTTCATGGGTTGGTGCCGCTAAAGGATATAAAGTTGTTATCGTCATGCCTGAAACGATGAGTGTGGAACGACGTAAGATTATCCAAGCCTATGGTGCTGAACTCGTTCTTACTCCTGGTAGCGAAGGAATGAAAGGTGCTATTGCTAAAGCTCAGGAAATCGCTGCTGAACGTGACGGCTTCCTTCCACTCCAATTTAATAATCCAGCTAATCCAGAAGTACACGAAAGAACAACAGGAGCTGAAATACTGGCTGCTTTCGGTTCTGATGGACTAGATGCTTTTGTAGGTGGTGTTGGCACCGGTGGAACGATCTCAGGTGTTTCTCACGCTCTTAAAGCAGCAAATTCAAACATTGAAGTTTATGCAGTTGAGGCAGACGAGTCAGCTATCTTGTCTGGTGAAAAACCAGGACCTCACAAAATTCAAGGTATCTCAGCTGGATTTATTCCTGAAACACTTGATACAAAGGCCTATGATGGTATTGTCCGTGTAACGTCAGATGATGCTCTAGCTCTTGGCCGTGAAATTGGTGGAAAAGAAGGCTTCCTTGTTGGGATTTCTTCAGCTGCAGCAATTTACGGGGCAATTGAGGTTGCCAAGAAATTAGGTACAGGTAAGAAAGTCCTTGCTTTAGCACCAGATAACGGCGAACGTTATTTGTCTACAGCACTCTATGAATTTGAAGTGTAG
- the tsf gene encoding translation elongation factor Ts → MAEITAKLVKELREKSGAGVMDAKKALVETDGDIEKAIELLREKGMAKAAKKADRVAAEGLTGVFVNGNVAAVVEVNAETDFVAKNAQFVDLVNATAKVIAEGKPANNEEALALTMPSGETLEAAYVSATATIGEKISFRRFALLEKTDAQHFGAYQHNGGRIGVISVIEGGDEALAKQISMHIAAMKPTVLSYKELDEQFVKDELAQLNHVIDQDNESRAMVDKPALPHLKYGSKAQLTDEVIAQAEADIKAELAAEGKPEKIWDKIIPGKMDRFMLDNTKVDQAYTLLAQVYIMDDSKTVESYLESVNASVVEFARFEVGEGIEKAANDFEAEVAATMAAALNN, encoded by the coding sequence ATGGCAGAAATTACAGCTAAACTTGTAAAAGAGTTGCGTGAAAAATCTGGTGCCGGTGTTATGGACGCTAAAAAAGCGCTTGTAGAAACAGACGGTGATATCGAAAAAGCGATCGAATTGCTTCGCGAAAAAGGTATGGCGAAGGCAGCTAAGAAAGCTGACCGCGTTGCTGCAGAAGGTTTGACTGGTGTATTTGTTAACGGTAACGTTGCAGCAGTAGTCGAGGTAAATGCTGAAACTGACTTCGTTGCGAAAAACGCTCAATTTGTTGACTTGGTAAACGCAACAGCTAAAGTAATTGCTGAAGGAAAACCAGCGAACAACGAAGAAGCTCTTGCTTTGACAATGCCTTCAGGTGAAACTCTTGAAGCTGCATATGTATCTGCAACAGCTACAATCGGTGAAAAAATCTCATTCCGTCGTTTTGCTTTGCTTGAAAAAACAGATGCACAACACTTCGGAGCATACCAACACAATGGTGGTCGTATCGGTGTTATCTCTGTTATTGAAGGTGGAGACGAAGCGCTTGCTAAACAAATCTCAATGCACATTGCTGCGATGAAACCAACAGTTCTTTCTTACAAAGAATTGGATGAGCAATTCGTTAAAGATGAGTTGGCACAATTGAATCACGTAATCGACCAAGATAATGAAAGCCGTGCAATGGTTGATAAACCAGCTCTTCCACACTTGAAGTATGGATCAAAAGCACAATTGACTGATGAAGTGATTGCTCAAGCTGAAGCTGATATCAAAGCTGAGTTGGCTGCAGAAGGCAAACCAGAAAAAATCTGGGACAAAATCATCCCAGGTAAAATGGATCGCTTCATGCTTGACAACACCAAAGTTGACCAAGCATACACACTTCTTGCACAAGTATACATCATGGACGACAGCAAGACAGTTGAATCTTACCTTGAATCAGTAAATGCTTCAGTAGTTGAGTTCGCTCGCTTTGAAGTTGGTGAAGGTATTGAGAAAGCTGCAAACGACTTTGAAGCAGAAGTTGCAGCTACAATGGCAGCAGCCTTGAATAACTAA
- the rpsB gene encoding 30S ribosomal protein S2, with the protein MAVISMKQLLEAGVHFGHQTRRWNPKMAKYIFTERNGIHVIDLQQTVKYADQAYDFMRDAAANDAVVLFVGTKKQAADAVKEEAERSGQYYINHRWLGGTLTNWGTIQKRIARLKEIKRMEEEGIFDVLPKKEVALLNKQRARLEKFLGGIEDMPRIPDVMYVVDPHKEQIAVKEAKKLGIPVVAMVDTNTDPDDIDVIIPANDDAIRAVKLITAKLADAIIEGRQGEDAAAVEAEFAASEAQADSIEEIVEVVEGDNA; encoded by the coding sequence ATGGCAGTAATTTCAATGAAACAACTTCTTGAGGCTGGTGTACACTTTGGTCACCAAACTCGTCGCTGGAACCCTAAGATGGCTAAGTACATCTTCACTGAGCGTAACGGAATCCACGTTATCGACTTGCAACAAACTGTAAAATACGCTGACCAAGCATACGATTTTATGCGTGATGCGGCAGCTAACGATGCAGTTGTATTGTTCGTTGGTACTAAAAAACAAGCTGCTGACGCTGTTAAAGAAGAAGCAGAACGTTCAGGTCAATACTACATCAACCACCGTTGGTTGGGTGGAACTCTTACTAACTGGGGAACTATCCAAAAACGTATTGCTCGTTTGAAAGAAATCAAACGTATGGAAGAAGAAGGAATCTTCGACGTTCTTCCTAAGAAAGAAGTTGCACTTCTTAACAAACAACGTGCACGTCTTGAAAAATTCTTGGGTGGTATCGAAGACATGCCTCGTATCCCAGATGTAATGTACGTAGTTGACCCACATAAAGAACAAATCGCTGTTAAAGAAGCTAAAAAATTGGGTATCCCAGTTGTAGCGATGGTTGACACAAACACTGACCCAGACGATATCGATGTAATCATCCCAGCTAACGATGACGCTATCCGCGCTGTTAAATTGATCACAGCTAAATTGGCTGACGCTATCATCGAAGGACGTCAAGGTGAAGATGCAGCAGCAGTTGAGGCTGAATTTGCAGCTTCAGAAGCTCAAGCTGACTCAATCGAAGAAATCGTTGAAGTTGTAGAAGGCGACAACGCTTAA